The following coding sequences lie in one Bacillota bacterium genomic window:
- a CDS encoding CoA transferase subunit A yields MMRNKLITMQEAVAKYTWDGMTYAHGAALPVGSDSIAFGREMVRQGRKNLNLISNCNTQQSNLLAAVGAVRRIEVGFSGLEVYGFANGLKRAVESGQTILEDYSNGAIPLRLLGGALNWPFVPATINIGNDQQWCSADRPDEYPCTTKIPEMTDPFTGKKVYAFSVLKPDVAAIHVTMADMFGNAIMLGTEWSRYELSRAAKKVVLQADFIVDTDCMRQYPNLVRIPGEVVDAVVYWPMGVWPACSVGVYDSDEEHMFYMNKALATPEGTEEYVKKYVLSYNTREEYLAMIGKEKIAKLTNNPTTHLMDPYQKWIKSEAEIKELEAKGGK; encoded by the coding sequence TTGATGCGTAACAAGTTGATCACGATGCAGGAAGCCGTGGCGAAATATACCTGGGATGGTATGACGTATGCCCACGGAGCAGCACTGCCGGTAGGTTCAGATTCCATTGCCTTTGGACGGGAGATGGTCAGGCAGGGCCGAAAAAACCTTAATCTTATCTCCAATTGTAACACTCAGCAGTCTAACTTGCTTGCCGCCGTCGGGGCGGTTCGGCGGATCGAGGTTGGCTTCTCTGGCTTGGAAGTTTACGGGTTCGCCAATGGCTTAAAACGGGCGGTGGAAAGCGGACAAACCATTCTTGAAGACTATTCCAATGGAGCGATTCCCCTGCGATTGCTGGGGGGTGCCTTGAACTGGCCGTTTGTCCCTGCGACCATTAACATTGGCAATGACCAGCAGTGGTGTTCGGCTGATCGACCAGATGAGTATCCCTGCACAACTAAGATTCCCGAGATGACCGATCCGTTTACCGGCAAAAAGGTCTACGCTTTCTCGGTTCTTAAGCCGGACGTCGCCGCCATTCACGTAACGATGGCCGATATGTTCGGTAACGCCATTATGTTGGGAACAGAATGGAGCCGCTATGAACTCTCCCGGGCGGCGAAGAAGGTTGTTCTGCAGGCTGATTTTATCGTCGATACCGATTGCATGCGGCAGTATCCGAACCTGGTACGGATTCCGGGTGAGGTTGTCGATGCGGTTGTTTACTGGCCGATGGGGGTCTGGCCGGCGTGTTCGGTTGGGGTGTACGACAGTGATGAAGAGCATATGTTCTACATGAACAAAGCTCTGGCTACTCCAGAAGGTACAGAGGAGTATGTGAAAAAGTATGTTTTAAGTTATAACACCCGCGAAGAATACCTGGCCATGATCGGGAAAGAAAAGATCGCCAAACTAACCAATAATCCGACTACGCACTTAATGGACCCGTACCAGAAGTGGATTAAGAGCGAGGCCGAAATCAAGGAACTGGAAGCGAAGGGAGGTAAGTAA
- a CDS encoding CoA synthetase, which translates to MDYTRQEYMAIATGRELRDGELAIFGVGLSMLAGYFAQKNHAPNLMAFTEGGVFGSSPVGGLPWGIECNRISANATSFTNAIDALGCLVASGRCDVGIIGAAQIDKYGNVNTTGIWEPGQTPWQVGRYTLPRVRLNGSGGANEIAVGCKRYIIMAAHEKKRFVDKVDYISSPGYINGGNDRERYGFPGGGPSAIITTLGILRPDPVTKEFYLDAYFAYSSVEEIKANTGWDLKISPNIKVVPEPTEEELKNLREVDVTGSLRKK; encoded by the coding sequence ATGGATTATACCAGACAGGAATATATGGCTATTGCCACCGGTCGAGAATTACGGGACGGTGAACTGGCAATTTTTGGCGTAGGTCTGAGCATGCTGGCGGGTTATTTCGCGCAGAAAAACCATGCTCCCAATCTGATGGCTTTTACTGAAGGGGGAGTGTTTGGTTCGTCCCCCGTGGGTGGGTTGCCCTGGGGCATTGAGTGTAATCGGATTTCAGCAAATGCCACCAGTTTCACCAACGCCATCGATGCCCTTGGCTGTCTGGTTGCTTCCGGTCGCTGTGATGTGGGCATCATTGGAGCAGCCCAGATCGATAAATATGGTAACGTGAACACGACCGGTATCTGGGAACCAGGACAGACTCCTTGGCAGGTTGGCCGCTACACCCTACCGCGGGTAAGGTTGAATGGCAGCGGTGGCGCCAATGAGATCGCGGTGGGTTGTAAGCGCTATATTATCATGGCGGCCCACGAGAAGAAGAGATTTGTGGACAAAGTCGATTATATCTCTTCGCCTGGTTACATCAATGGCGGCAATGACCGGGAGAGGTATGGTTTCCCAGGCGGCGGCCCTTCGGCCATCATCACTACCCTGGGTATCCTGCGGCCCGACCCGGTCACCAAAGAATTCTATCTAGATGCTTATTTTGCCTATTCGAGTGTCGAAGAGATCAAGGCAAACACCGGCTGGGACCTGAAAATATCGCCAAATATCAAGGTAGTTCCCGAGCCGACAGAGGAAGAACTCAAGAATTTAAGAGAAGTGGACGTCACCGGTTCATTGCGTAAGAAGTAA
- a CDS encoding MFS transporter → MINLANIQLGSTATQSKIQKTLTYRYVIYIVVALAYFFVYFHRTSTAVMAPELIRDFKIDPAALGLFGSMYFYAYALGQLPAGILADRWGNRKTISVFVLIAAAGALLFGFASNFSVALVGRFLVGLGVGFVYVPAMRFLADWFKKNEFATYSGLLLAIGNIGSLASSAPLVAMMAAIGWRNSMNIVGIITIAIAVLAYAFIRNKPTDVGGATIAEIEGTAPAGPAPAAIGIGESLKIIASTYNFWTITVLFFAMYGSIMGFQGLWAGPYLMNVYGMTKTEAGKILMMIPIGMIFGCPLSGVISDKILKSRKKVVFGGTLIYILTWLPLVFMIDSMSKGFLTVLMFFYGFFGGFFVVMYANLKENVAPQIAGTGTGFLNLFVFVGGATFQQVMGAIIGSYPTINKVIPVAAFKSAFTFCLVALIVAVAFYATQKEKTA, encoded by the coding sequence ATGATTAATTTGGCGAATATTCAGTTAGGGAGCACCGCAACTCAATCAAAGATCCAGAAGACCCTCACCTACCGCTATGTGATTTACATTGTTGTTGCCCTGGCCTATTTCTTTGTTTATTTTCACCGCACCTCAACAGCGGTAATGGCGCCAGAATTGATTAGGGATTTTAAAATTGACCCGGCGGCTTTGGGTCTCTTTGGATCAATGTATTTCTACGCTTATGCCCTTGGTCAGTTGCCGGCCGGGATTTTGGCTGACCGCTGGGGTAATAGGAAGACAATCTCTGTATTTGTCTTGATTGCGGCGGCGGGGGCCCTTCTGTTCGGATTTGCCTCAAACTTCAGTGTCGCCCTGGTTGGCCGGTTCCTGGTAGGACTGGGTGTTGGCTTCGTGTACGTTCCCGCGATGCGGTTCCTGGCTGACTGGTTTAAGAAAAACGAGTTTGCTACCTACTCGGGCCTCTTGTTGGCGATTGGTAACATCGGGTCACTGGCTTCATCTGCTCCACTGGTCGCGATGATGGCTGCTATTGGTTGGCGGAATTCGATGAACATCGTGGGGATTATTACCATTGCTATTGCTGTGCTGGCCTATGCCTTCATCAGGAATAAACCTACTGATGTTGGCGGAGCGACCATTGCTGAGATTGAAGGAACGGCACCGGCTGGGCCGGCGCCAGCCGCGATCGGCATTGGTGAGAGCTTGAAAATAATCGCTAGCACCTATAATTTCTGGACAATAACCGTTCTATTCTTTGCTATGTATGGGAGTATTATGGGCTTTCAGGGACTCTGGGCTGGTCCGTATTTGATGAATGTTTATGGGATGACCAAGACCGAAGCCGGCAAAATTTTAATGATGATCCCCATCGGGATGATCTTCGGCTGTCCGCTGTCGGGTGTAATCTCTGACAAGATCCTGAAGTCGCGGAAAAAGGTTGTCTTCGGCGGCACACTCATTTACATTCTGACCTGGCTACCACTGGTGTTCATGATTGATTCCATGTCCAAAGGATTCCTGACCGTGTTAATGTTCTTCTATGGTTTCTTTGGTGGTTTCTTCGTGGTAATGTACGCCAACCTTAAGGAAAATGTCGCGCCGCAAATCGCTGGAACCGGTACCGGCTTTTTAAACCTGTTTGTCTTCGTCGGCGGGGCAACTTTCCAGCAGGTAATGGGGGCGATTATTGGCAGTTATCCAACGATAAATAAGGTAATCCCGGTTGCTGCCTTTAAGTCCGCTTTCACATTCTGCCTGGTAGCGCTGATTGTTGCTGTCGCCTTCTACGCCACCCAAAAGGAAAAAACTGCATAA
- a CDS encoding 4Fe-4S binding protein, which yields MKRELAKNWSIEFQKAIEASGLVEDLERCLTCGKCVGNCPVAALTPSYNPCQVIREVLLGNVERLLASEEIWRCFWCAGCYATCPSEIKYPLLMLVLRYYALEHGAGKKYVQIFKRFVLKAREDGVTFQPGGTQKLEKIKALRTSIGLTPLRVVSEQARKEYQQLFEMTGTMAWLEGLDAKPEAQLRLSFAPGRITGPGKEETSTCQAAEGGQTDD from the coding sequence ATGAAAAGAGAGTTGGCCAAGAACTGGTCAATCGAATTTCAAAAGGCAATCGAGGCGTCGGGATTGGTAGAAGATCTGGAACGCTGCCTAACCTGCGGTAAGTGTGTGGGTAACTGCCCGGTAGCGGCGCTCACGCCCTCTTACAATCCCTGCCAAGTGATACGTGAGGTTCTGCTGGGCAACGTTGAACGGCTGCTTGCCAGCGAAGAAATCTGGCGGTGTTTCTGGTGCGCGGGATGTTACGCTACCTGCCCCAGTGAAATCAAATATCCTCTCTTGATGCTGGTCCTCCGTTACTATGCTTTGGAGCACGGGGCGGGTAAGAAGTACGTCCAGATCTTCAAACGTTTTGTTTTGAAGGCCAGAGAGGATGGGGTAACTTTTCAACCAGGTGGAACCCAGAAATTGGAGAAGATTAAAGCCTTGCGGACCAGTATTGGTCTGACACCGTTGCGGGTGGTATCTGAACAGGCGCGTAAGGAATACCAGCAGTTATTTGAAATGACGGGTACCATGGCCTGGCTGGAAGGGCTAGATGCCAAACCTGAGGCACAGCTTCGCCTGAGTTTTGCCCCAGGGAGAATTACCGGGCCGGGAAAAGAAGAAACCTCTACCTGTCAAGCGGCCGAGGGAGGACAAACTGATGACTAA
- a CDS encoding CoB--CoM heterodisulfide reductase iron-sulfur subunit B family protein encodes MTKAERVSLINQERVKQLPVPQKMFLFLSCTGSIEYPGTEKAVRVVAQKLGIEMVESPEQTCCTGYMLTCNALNPGLALAATARNLSIPEAMGLDVAVFCNGCYGYLNELAHLLAHNPAFKAEIDQILAQIGRQYHGEVKVYHVQELWYRQLDRITTMVERPLTGLRVAVHYGCHYLANKVAAIDDAAYPTFMEEIIERLGATPVFYPERRACCGYSVGRGFTHRDEVVIPHLARKMKSAVEAGVELMVTVCPGCNVALDREQPTLRNLGINTNIPVIDLSQLIAFALGTPIDQLGFAANTTRVEPILARFVQ; translated from the coding sequence ATGACTAAGGCGGAAAGAGTTTCTCTGATTAACCAGGAGCGGGTCAAACAATTGCCGGTGCCCCAAAAAATGTTCCTGTTTTTAAGCTGTACCGGCAGCATTGAGTACCCGGGCACGGAGAAAGCCGTGAGAGTGGTGGCCCAAAAGCTGGGGATAGAAATGGTGGAATCTCCAGAGCAGACTTGTTGTACCGGCTATATGTTAACCTGCAATGCTTTAAATCCGGGCTTGGCCCTGGCTGCCACGGCCCGCAATCTGAGCATACCCGAAGCAATGGGCCTGGATGTTGCTGTTTTCTGCAATGGCTGCTACGGATACCTGAACGAACTGGCGCATTTGCTTGCCCACAACCCCGCGTTTAAAGCCGAAATCGACCAGATATTAGCTCAGATTGGCAGGCAGTATCACGGAGAAGTTAAGGTTTACCACGTGCAAGAACTCTGGTATCGTCAGTTAGACCGAATCACGACGATGGTGGAAAGACCATTGACCGGCCTGCGGGTCGCGGTTCACTACGGCTGTCATTATCTGGCCAATAAGGTGGCAGCGATCGATGATGCTGCTTATCCAACCTTTATGGAGGAAATCATTGAACGTCTCGGGGCTACTCCCGTATTCTACCCAGAGCGAAGAGCTTGCTGTGGCTACTCGGTGGGACGTGGGTTTACGCACCGGGATGAGGTGGTGATTCCGCACCTGGCGAGGAAGATGAAGAGTGCTGTGGAAGCCGGCGTCGAGCTGATGGTGACTGTCTGTCCGGGATGCAATGTGGCACTTGACCGGGAGCAGCCCACCCTGCGTAATCTGGGGATCAACACCAACATTCCTGTCATTGATCTATCACAATTGATCGCTTTTGCCCTCGGAACGCCGATCGACCAGTTGGGTTTTGCGGCGAATACGACCAGGGTGGAGCCAATATTGGCGCGATTTGTTCAGTAA
- a CDS encoding CoB--CoM heterodisulfide reductase iron-sulfur subunit A family protein — MTSYKVLVVGGGVAGMQTSLELAAAGQAVTLVERSPHLGGHVAGYTRLFPSLADGRALVKDRIERITKNPLISPLVATEVSGFEITSFGFKAFLGSEGSSWTEVFQAVVLATGYTSFDARKYGEYGYGRYPGVITSVEFETQFAEICRQPIKTAVFVKCVGSRDRSKGMPYCSKVCCMYTAKQAMELKSALPTAQVYVFYMDIRSNFNHGEEFVRGVMEKQRVRYIRGRVAKVFPSQERLVVRAEDTLMGVPLEMEADLVVLATAILPDPATATLAGQLGVSLDEYGFIASPSLEAVSNPMSIAPGVFYAGACGFPADVRDSMAQGSAAAAGVLAYLRSISGRE, encoded by the coding sequence ATGACCTCGTACAAAGTTTTAGTCGTCGGTGGCGGGGTTGCCGGCATGCAAACATCCTTGGAACTTGCGGCGGCTGGTCAGGCGGTAACTCTGGTGGAAAGAAGTCCTCACTTGGGTGGACATGTTGCTGGATATACACGTCTGTTCCCCAGTCTGGCTGATGGGCGAGCCCTGGTCAAGGACCGGATTGAAAGAATTACCAAAAACCCTTTGATCAGTCCCCTGGTGGCGACAGAGGTCAGTGGTTTTGAGATAACTTCATTTGGGTTTAAGGCGTTTTTGGGATCAGAGGGATCATCTTGGACCGAGGTTTTTCAAGCCGTTGTACTGGCGACCGGTTATACCAGCTTTGATGCCAGGAAATACGGGGAATATGGTTATGGCCGCTACCCAGGAGTAATCACCAGCGTTGAATTTGAAACCCAGTTTGCGGAGATCTGCCGCCAACCGATTAAAACAGCGGTGTTTGTCAAGTGTGTTGGTTCCCGTGACCGTAGTAAAGGTATGCCTTACTGTTCCAAGGTTTGCTGTATGTATACCGCGAAGCAGGCAATGGAATTGAAATCGGCTCTCCCGACTGCCCAGGTATATGTTTTCTATATGGATATCCGCTCCAATTTCAACCACGGAGAGGAGTTCGTCCGTGGGGTAATGGAAAAGCAGCGCGTGCGCTACATCAGGGGCCGTGTCGCCAAAGTCTTTCCCAGCCAGGAACGCCTGGTGGTCCGAGCAGAAGATACCTTAATGGGCGTCCCATTAGAGATGGAAGCTGACCTGGTGGTCCTGGCGACCGCCATCTTACCTGACCCCGCGACGGCGACCCTGGCCGGCCAGCTGGGGGTCAGTTTGGATGAATACGGGTTTATTGCCTCTCCTTCTCTGGAAGCAGTCAGTAATCCGATGAGTATCGCGCCGGGAGTCTTCTACGCGGGAGCGTGCGGCTTTCCAGCAGATGTCCGCGACTCCATGGCTCAGGGGAGTGCGGCTGCTGCCGGTGTACTGGCTTATCTACGGTCCATTTCAGGGCGTGAATAG
- a CDS encoding heterodisulfide reductase subunit C has translation MTLVIDTTPSQLQTELERNCGVNLDGCLQCGCCTAGCSSIEFMDYGPRQVIQLVKLGYREVILGSSAIWMCVACHICEDRCPAGISIPTLMDGLREIAFNEASLSTTKPAQFHRLFLEQVRRFGRQHEGLLALRYSWRTSNPLPNPRLIWRLLTKGRVDLKPLRLPGRSYRRMVEKLKDEGGARHD, from the coding sequence GTGACTTTGGTGATTGACACAACTCCATCACAACTGCAAACCGAACTGGAACGGAACTGCGGCGTTAATCTAGATGGTTGCCTGCAGTGTGGATGCTGTACCGCTGGTTGCAGCAGCATCGAATTTATGGACTATGGTCCGCGACAGGTGATCCAGTTAGTTAAACTCGGCTACCGGGAAGTGATATTGGGCAGTTCGGCCATCTGGATGTGTGTCGCTTGCCACATCTGCGAGGATCGCTGTCCCGCCGGGATCAGCATTCCCACCCTGATGGACGGGCTGCGGGAAATAGCATTTAACGAAGCGTCACTCTCGACAACAAAACCGGCCCAATTCCATCGACTGTTTCTGGAACAGGTGCGGCGGTTTGGCCGTCAGCATGAGGGTTTGCTGGCGTTGCGCTACAGCTGGCGGACCAGCAACCCGCTGCCTAATCCCAGGTTAATCTGGCGTTTGCTTACCAAAGGGCGGGTAGACCTTAAACCCCTACGCTTACCCGGACGCTCTTACCGGCGAATGGTGGAGAAATTGAAGGATGAGGGGGGAGCCCGGCATGATTGA
- a CDS encoding CoB--CoM heterodisulfide reductase iron-sulfur subunit B family protein: MIDRQAVAYYPGCSLHGLARPYDRSTKLVCAKLELDLREVPDWNCCGATSGHSINRELTLALGARNLSQVMTTGAKIVTSPCAACYSSLVRVADELRDPATRAKAEELIEAAVGEVKVMHLLELLTRPEVVVRLEQKVSHRLQNLRVVCYYGCLIVRPYRITGFDDPENPQVLDRLLRNLGAEVLDWSHKTECCGASFSVCGPEMADQRTDEILRQARQVGAEAIVVACPLCQSNLEFRQASLGGDWNMPVIFFTQLIGLALGMSVKEVGLHQLLGDAFPWREKIKPV; the protein is encoded by the coding sequence ATGATTGATCGGCAAGCGGTGGCCTATTACCCGGGGTGCTCACTGCATGGATTAGCCCGTCCCTATGACCGTTCAACGAAACTGGTCTGTGCTAAACTAGAGCTTGATCTGCGAGAAGTTCCCGATTGGAACTGCTGTGGAGCAACTTCCGGCCACAGCATTAATCGGGAATTAACCCTGGCCCTGGGCGCCAGAAATCTTTCCCAGGTTATGACGACGGGAGCGAAGATAGTTACGTCCCCCTGTGCTGCCTGTTACTCTAGTTTGGTCCGGGTGGCTGATGAACTCAGGGATCCGGCCACCAGAGCGAAGGCGGAAGAGCTGATTGAGGCCGCGGTGGGTGAAGTCAAGGTGATGCACCTGCTGGAGTTGTTGACCCGGCCCGAGGTGGTTGTCCGGCTGGAGCAAAAGGTTTCTCACCGCTTACAAAATCTGCGGGTTGTCTGCTATTACGGATGCCTGATCGTTCGTCCCTACCGAATCACGGGGTTCGATGACCCGGAAAACCCGCAGGTCCTGGACCGGCTGTTGCGTAATCTGGGTGCTGAGGTTCTGGATTGGTCCCACAAGACCGAGTGCTGTGGAGCTAGCTTCTCGGTGTGTGGACCAGAAATGGCCGACCAGCGCACAGACGAGATACTGCGGCAGGCCAGGCAGGTTGGGGCGGAGGCGATTGTCGTCGCCTGTCCGCTATGTCAGTCTAACCTGGAGTTCAGGCAAGCCAGCCTTGGTGGAGACTGGAACATGCCAGTGATCTTTTTTACTCAGTTGATCGGACTGGCATTGGGGATGTCAGTAAAAGAGGTTGGTTTACACCAGTTATTGGGTGATGCTTTTCCCTGGCGGGAAAAGATTAAACCGGTATAA
- a CDS encoding CoA-transferase, translating to MNYGPAEMMVVALAREIKDGDIVFHGLASPVPMTAMKLAKALGTNFTYVNITGGVDPDWQKPAFIGSTLSSNLFDGSPAMYGLDEIFDLACTDRVDISFLSLVQISPQGEINMSYVGGDYDHPKVRLPGGAGSATLTPVTKRTTIWKTKHDKNSFVEKVAFCTAKADPQKQFKVITNLCTMVMRNGRLELESIHPYSSLEEVKANTGWEITQTEVPFTPAPTEEELAALEKVDPNRIRYIEF from the coding sequence ATGAATTACGGCCCAGCTGAAATGATGGTTGTTGCCCTGGCGCGTGAAATCAAGGATGGAGACATTGTTTTCCACGGTCTGGCGTCACCTGTGCCGATGACGGCAATGAAACTGGCCAAGGCCTTGGGGACCAATTTCACCTATGTCAACATCACGGGCGGGGTTGATCCCGATTGGCAAAAACCGGCTTTCATCGGCTCGACCTTATCTTCCAACCTTTTTGATGGATCGCCGGCGATGTATGGTTTGGACGAGATTTTTGACCTGGCCTGTACCGACCGGGTAGATATTTCCTTCCTCAGCCTGGTGCAGATCAGCCCGCAGGGCGAGATTAACATGTCGTACGTTGGCGGTGACTACGACCATCCCAAGGTAAGACTGCCTGGGGGAGCCGGGAGCGCGACTTTAACGCCGGTAACCAAGCGGACGACCATCTGGAAAACCAAACACGACAAGAATTCTTTTGTTGAGAAGGTAGCTTTCTGTACAGCCAAAGCGGATCCCCAAAAACAGTTCAAGGTGATTACCAACCTGTGTACGATGGTAATGAGAAATGGCCGTCTGGAGCTGGAAAGCATTCACCCCTACTCCAGCCTGGAGGAAGTGAAGGCCAACACCGGTTGGGAAATAACCCAAACCGAGGTGCCGTTTACCCCAGCGCCTACTGAAGAAGAACTGGCGGCGCTGGAAAAAGTGGATCCCAACCGCATCCGTTACATCGAGTTTTAG
- a CDS encoding polyhydroxyalkanoate synthesis regulator, which produces MIDLLRKTLYMGLGALYMTKEKAEQLVEDLVKKGEVSTDEAKTLISELIQKGEQQKEELAQFIRGEMEKRRFDLGLVTKKDLERLEQRIKELEERLNPPVT; this is translated from the coding sequence ATGATTGATCTGCTCCGCAAAACGCTTTATATGGGGCTGGGTGCACTCTACATGACCAAGGAAAAAGCCGAACAGTTGGTGGAAGACCTGGTCAAAAAAGGAGAGGTCAGTACCGATGAGGCCAAAACCCTGATCAGCGAACTGATTCAAAAAGGTGAGCAACAGAAAGAAGAACTGGCTCAATTCATTCGTGGTGAAATGGAAAAACGTCGTTTCGATTTAGGGTTGGTAACCAAGAAAGACCTGGAGAGATTAGAACAAAGGATCAAAGAACTGGAAGAACGACTTAATCCGCCGGTTACATGA
- a CDS encoding AarF/ABC1/UbiB kinase family protein, with translation MGRRYRHLARYREVANILAKHGFGYLIGQLGLRELLPRWSERVQTKQRARLTAPQRVFYALEELGPTFVKLGQILSTRPDLIPREYIVELERLQDDVPPFPFEQVQEVIRQDQGKEITELYREFQPTPLASASIGQVHRAVLISGEEVVVKVQRPMIQQVIETDLEIMFDLARLLEARTSWGKFYRLVDIVEEFATSLLAELDYTVEGRNADRFKKMFTDDPTVYIPQVYWEYSTKRVLILEYVEAIKVSAVERLIRAGYSREKVAQNAVNALLKQIYVYGFFHADPHPGNLGVLPGERIVFMDFGQVGRIDAATREKAVDMILAMVRYDVGGVMRSLLDIGIAQHTVNKQVLRRDLTRLQEKYYGLPLSQISVGEALQELVDLSFKHQIRIPAEFTMVIKSLITMEGLVKQLDPKISMLDVAEPFARKLVRGRLTAQRLQRRALEALGELYGIMTRVPQQVENILGQVEEGELRLQLEHRNLNRVMQRLNIIANRIALSIMIAGLIVGSSLIAQRADAGSLWSLQIAEGGFVVAMAMGLWLIVAIFRTGRF, from the coding sequence CTGGGTAGGCGATATCGTCATCTGGCTCGCTATCGGGAGGTCGCGAATATTCTGGCCAAGCATGGGTTTGGCTATCTGATCGGCCAGTTGGGTTTGCGCGAACTGCTGCCACGGTGGTCTGAACGGGTGCAAACTAAACAGCGGGCCAGGCTGACTGCGCCCCAACGGGTGTTCTATGCCCTGGAAGAGCTTGGACCAACGTTTGTTAAACTGGGTCAAATCCTGAGCACCCGTCCTGACCTTATTCCCCGTGAATATATTGTTGAGCTCGAAAGGCTGCAGGATGACGTGCCACCTTTTCCTTTTGAACAGGTGCAGGAGGTAATTCGTCAAGACCAGGGCAAGGAGATCACGGAGCTTTATCGCGAATTCCAACCGACACCGCTGGCCTCGGCCTCGATTGGTCAGGTCCACCGCGCCGTGCTGATCAGCGGGGAAGAGGTGGTGGTTAAGGTCCAGCGTCCTATGATCCAACAGGTGATCGAAACCGACCTGGAGATTATGTTTGACCTGGCACGGCTTCTAGAGGCCAGGACATCCTGGGGCAAATTTTACCGGCTGGTCGATATTGTCGAGGAGTTTGCCACCTCGCTCCTGGCTGAGCTGGATTACACAGTTGAGGGGCGCAACGCCGACCGCTTTAAAAAAATGTTCACCGATGACCCGACCGTCTATATTCCCCAGGTCTACTGGGAATACTCGACGAAGCGGGTGCTGATCTTAGAATACGTAGAGGCGATCAAGGTTTCTGCTGTTGAACGTCTGATCAGGGCCGGCTACAGCCGGGAAAAAGTGGCGCAAAACGCGGTCAACGCCCTGTTGAAACAGATTTATGTCTACGGCTTTTTTCATGCCGATCCTCACCCGGGAAACCTGGGCGTCCTTCCTGGGGAACGGATCGTGTTCATGGATTTTGGTCAGGTGGGGCGGATTGACGCCGCCACGCGGGAAAAGGCGGTGGATATGATTCTGGCTATGGTCAGGTACGATGTTGGTGGTGTCATGCGGAGTCTCCTGGATATTGGGATTGCGCAACACACCGTTAATAAACAGGTCTTGAGGCGGGATCTCACCCGGCTGCAGGAGAAGTACTACGGGTTACCCTTGAGCCAGATCTCAGTGGGCGAGGCCTTACAGGAACTGGTTGACCTTTCCTTTAAACATCAGATTCGCATACCTGCTGAATTCACCATGGTGATTAAATCATTAATTACTATGGAGGGCTTGGTCAAACAGCTCGATCCCAAAATCAGCATGCTGGATGTGGCGGAACCGTTTGCCCGCAAACTGGTCCGCGGCCGGTTAACGGCCCAGCGCCTCCAGCGCCGGGCGCTGGAAGCCCTGGGCGAACTGTATGGAATTATGACCCGCGTGCCGCAGCAGGTGGAGAACATCCTGGGACAGGTTGAAGAAGGGGAACTGCGGCTGCAACTGGAGCATCGCAATCTGAACCGGGTCATGCAGCGCCTCAACATCATTGCCAACCGGATTGCTTTAAGCATCATGATCGCCGGCCTCATTGTTGGCTCCTCATTGATCGCCCAGCGGGCGGACGCGGGGTCGTTATGGAGCCTGCAGATTGCCGAGGGAGGATTTGTGGTGGCCATGGCCATGGGCCTGTGGTTGATCGTGGCGATCTTTCGGACGGGCCGGTTTTAG